The Sulfurospirillum halorespirans DSM 13726 genome has a window encoding:
- the dsbI gene encoding protein-disulfide oxidoreductase DsbI, translating to MNFFKSMWQEFKSCPMGTVAKWQDERFLWLVMAGASIFLILVAHTLFQHYVYMKPCEQCVYIRFAFLCMAIGGLVTAIDPKNIALKIIGYVFGFWGIIQGIMYSTKLNAIHHAAHSDNPFGVQGCSAEPRFPFGLPMDTWAPDWFKPTGDCGFDSPIVPDGVELSVLQQFLVDFYADGWYLFPASHSVNMAQACLFAYIVCFILLGAMGASWIVKLIKAK from the coding sequence ATGAATTTTTTTAAAAGCATGTGGCAGGAGTTCAAATCCTGCCCAATGGGTACGGTTGCAAAATGGCAAGATGAGCGTTTTTTATGGCTCGTTATGGCAGGAGCTAGTATCTTTTTAATCTTAGTTGCGCATACACTGTTTCAACACTATGTCTATATGAAACCATGTGAACAGTGCGTTTACATTCGTTTTGCCTTTTTATGTATGGCAATTGGTGGGTTAGTTACAGCCATTGATCCTAAAAATATTGCCTTAAAAATTATTGGCTATGTCTTTGGATTTTGGGGGATTATTCAAGGTATTATGTATAGCACAAAGCTTAATGCCATTCACCATGCCGCGCACAGCGATAATCCCTTTGGTGTTCAAGGCTGCTCAGCGGAGCCTCGTTTTCCTTTTGGTCTTCCTATGGACACATGGGCACCCGATTGGTTTAAACCCACAGGCGATTGTGGATTTGATAGCCCGATTGTTCCAGATGGCGTTGAACTCAGTGTTTTACAACAATTCCTTGTTGATTTTTATGCGGATGGTTGGTACCTTTTCCCAGCATCTCATTCGGTCAATATGGCCCAAGCGTGCCTCTTTGCCTACATCGTTTGCTTTATTCTACTTGGCGCTATGGGTGCGAGTTGGATTGTCAAACTGATTAAAGCTAAATAA
- a CDS encoding thiol:disulfide interchange protein DsbA/DsbL: protein MGFKLPRSLAKGLALSLLVATACFGFTEGTDYVKLEKPIANADKTLIKVFSYDCPFCYKYDKAVTPVIVPKLPEGVTFRPFHLKTKGKYGETASQLFATLLVKDQDNGLKSAFDEKSQFKKAKMAYYNAYHDKKEHWDAGAESFLETGLKASGLSKAEFDTAKEDPRVKALLAEWEQSYEVAKIQGVPAFVVNGKYLIKTASITSPDNMVELIKELLTK, encoded by the coding sequence ATGGGTTTCAAATTACCAAGATCACTTGCAAAAGGTTTAGCGTTAAGTCTGCTCGTTGCTACAGCTTGTTTTGGTTTCACAGAAGGTACAGATTATGTGAAGCTTGAAAAGCCGATTGCAAATGCAGATAAAACACTCATCAAAGTCTTTAGTTATGATTGTCCATTCTGCTACAAATACGACAAAGCCGTTACACCTGTGATCGTTCCAAAACTACCAGAAGGTGTCACATTTAGACCATTTCACCTCAAAACAAAAGGCAAATATGGTGAAACTGCTAGCCAACTTTTTGCAACATTATTAGTAAAAGATCAAGACAACGGACTCAAATCTGCTTTTGATGAAAAATCACAATTCAAAAAAGCAAAAATGGCATACTACAATGCATACCATGATAAAAAAGAGCATTGGGATGCAGGTGCCGAGAGCTTCTTGGAGACAGGACTTAAAGCGAGTGGTTTAAGCAAAGCCGAGTTTGATACTGCTAAAGAAGATCCACGAGTGAAAGCACTTCTTGCAGAGTGGGAACAAAGCTACGAAGTCGCCAAAATCCAAGGTGTTCCTGCCTTTGTTGTCAACGGAAAATATTTGATTAAAACAGCATCTATCACATCACCTGACAATATGGTAGAGCTTATTAAAGAGCTTCTTACCAAATAA